Below is a genomic region from Fundulus heteroclitus isolate FHET01 chromosome 5, MU-UCD_Fhet_4.1, whole genome shotgun sequence.
aaatttttttttttttaaacttgaaagcTTGTTGTGACAACATGACCAAATGGTTCATGTCCCCGGGTCTCTTCTCGGCTTTGTGAAGGGAAACTTTCTAGCGGCATGCAAACGCAGGAGTTACACTGTTTATTTAACTGGGAGAAAATAAGCACATTTCCCAAAATTTCCAATTACAAATTAGACAATAAAAGAAAGATTGGGGGGAAAAGAGGGTTTAGAAAGAAACAGCACTTCactgcaacaaaaaacaaaaataataataaaacaaaacagaaagaaaaacatttatttcccaaagacacaaagaggaaaaaaactaagAGTGATCGAGAAACTTTGCGTCTCTTCCCGAGTCACCCTTTCTCACCTGGAGATCTTGCTGcaaagaggagaggagaaaaaatattttaagcaaTCAAACTTTTAGTGGAGAAACGATGAACTGGTGGAAAAAGACGCAGTGATGGTGCGTTTAATTTGACGAAAACATGGGGAGAAACTGAGGCCGCACAGCGAACCGACAGATAAgttcacaaacagaaaaaagggaTGAAAAGGTGAATCAGAAACGTGTCGACATGGGGAAACAGAAACACCAAATGGTCGTCTGCTGGTGGAGCCGTAATGGTCTTAAGCCAATCGGTTTTCCTTTGCAGGGGCGAGCAGACGGCACCTGAATTTCTGTTTGTTCAGAACACAGAGCAACAATTTTCTCAGAAAACTGTCTCACCTGGAGACCTTGCTGCAACAGGGGAAAGAGCAGAAACAGCACGAGGGAGTAAAAGGAGCCGGGGAACGAAAGAGGCAGACGCACTGATGAGTTTTCAGGGTTAAATGGAAAGGTGTGAAGAAAATGAACCGATTAGAACAGAGAGGTGGGAACAAGTTTGACCTGGCTCACCTGGAGACCTGGCACCTACAGGACAGAACAGAAACCataaagggagagagagaaaaatgtgtttatttttttctactgttgGGTAAATGCTGCAGACACAGGAAATGTGTTGGTTTAATGCAGATATTCCTATGCTGCTTACATCTACGTCTTTTCAATGTGTTCATATTATATCATCATCTGCACATATTTTATCGCCACATCAACTGTTTACAATAAAACAACCAAATGGAAGATGATAAAAACTATAGTTGCTATTAATTAAACATGTTCATGTTTATAATTTCAGTCTCTCATGCCATTTATCTGGTGCCTCAGGGCTATCAGAAGCGGAAATTAGTTTTATAATCAACTTTGCCACAAAGCTCCAGAATTAGGAGGAAAACAACATGTCTAAAAGGAATAGAGAaactaaaatacaataaaattatgATTAGATAGACTAAAATATGacagaaaagaaacattaaTAGCAATTTAGGTGATAGTTATACTGATCTAACTTGCATCTAATATGAACGTCTTACTAAACATGCTCCTGTGGCGGATCATCAATATTTGATTATCCTGATTTAAGGACCCAAATATTCTAATTCATTTAAACTCAAAAGTCGGAGTCTGAGCCTCTCTGAAACCAAAATCCCAACTTGAAACGTTGGAGCCGTGCCAGAAGAACCAAATCCAAAATGGCTGCTGCACACATAAAATCAGCGATGGCTGCAGAAACTAAACGTACATCTGCTCCTCCGCCAGTTTGCATCCTGTTAGCGGCACAAACGGTACAGCCAAATGACTTTTGGTGGATAAAATTAACGTCTACTGCCACCATCAGCCACAGCCGAAAGCAGATATTAATATGCACCGTTTTAACAGGCATGTCGCCTTTTATTCCTTACTGTCTTACTAAACTTTTGCTGATTTTGGTTTGTTAAATGCCAAAAGTGGGAGGAAGAGGTGCTCAGTTAAAATGCATCCACAGTTTTAcctcaaatcaaatcaaatgtttttgttttaataattagAGGCTTACAGgtcagtgttttcacaggtctgcctaaaaagtggatcagaacgctgctgctgatccagaacgctgctgcccgcatcctcactaagactaagaacatagagaacatggacccggttctgaagtccttccactgagactaGGAACGTAGCGAagtcctgttttatttatttaacaaatttgGTCCCATTGAGATAAGATATCTCTTTTACAGTAGAGAAAGAAGGCAGCAGCACAGTTATTTTACTAAAaaccaaaatataataaaatgtatacaTGGTTTTGACGGTTTGTTATGTTTGTAAAACTATAAAATGTTatggactctgcatcacatttgCATCTTTATTTGGCACTACCAACGTTGCCAAACTTATTATCCATTTAAATAGCACAGAACTcaacgtttactgcatttttgcacatattattTGCACTGCACAATACTTTTGCAtgcaaatgcctttttgcaccattatttttgcacataaacaatggtTGAACAATTCTCTGCACACTGTtattgcacactgtttttctcccgCACTGTTACatttgatcactgctgcactttatattgtattttaatgttattcCACTTGAACTCCCACTACATTgttgaaattttgttctgtatgcactctgtacatacaaaatgacaataaaattgtcTAAGTagattaatagtaataatattgCAATAGTACAAAAGACAGAAATAGTTTCACTTATTCTCGCTGATGTGGCTTTAATTTACTGTTAATGCATGAAAGgagaatatttttattcatgtaaGGTCTTAAAAGAAGCTGAGGGAAtattgatatttgtttttactttatttataaagaatttataataaaatatataaacaaaggAGTGAAAGACTGATTGTGACACGTTACTGGTAAACGCAAACAGCCGCGTCTCACCTGGAGAGCGAGCGCCGTGGATGCCTCCGTTGTGGTTCTCAATGATGCTGAAGTCCAGAGACGTACGAGGCTTCGGTGCGAACTCTTTCCTCGGTTTGTTGGAGGTGTCTCTTATCCTGTCATGAAGCAAACACATCCTGTTGAGCCAAAGTTCGGTTCAAGCGTCAGCCTTTAGCCCTCGTTTCTGTCACACAGGATGAAGCGTCGAGGCGGGGTCACTGACCGTTCGTCGATCTTGCTGGAGAGCTGTGTGAGGATCTCAGCGGACCGGGTGTGGTACTGCACCTGAGCGTGGACCAACGCCGCCAGCTGGCTCACCTGTTCGATCTGGTCAACAACACACATGCCGCCCAAGGGACAAGCAAACACAGACCGTAAATtgagtttttaaagaatgaGAATATTATCTGATTTGATGGTTTTAGCGAGGAAATATCgaactgtttacatttttaattcaagCTTTGAAGGAATTGGTGAGATTACTGTTTACAAGTGCAAAGAATGATCTTCATTGTTTGATGGCTGCATCACTGTAGCAACAATCTGATGCTACAAgtttaatcttttctttttgtttgagcTCATTTTGTTCACAAAAACCTCTCAGCAAATAATAACCAATGACTGTTTACAAGTTCAGCCAATTAAACATGGCTGCTGTCCCCCAGATTCCACCAAATCTGCATTAAAACACTGTTAGAGGTGATGCTGAAGGTGGTGCTTTAAATAGGAAGAGGGGTCCCACAATCAAATACTGCCCAGGGCCTCATACGACTTTTTGCCGGCCCTGGAGACTTTGCATTGAGAGCTGAGCGTTTCAAACAGCGAACTGAACTCTGTGGATGTGTGAGACTCACATCACTCTCCAACAAGTTGAACATGCTCTGCTCAGCAATCTCCCTGGAGTCATCGAATTTCTCCAGCGCCTGCTTGAGCTCGTCCTCCGTCACTTTGGCCTGACGTTTCTTCTtatagtcaaagtccagacgcCGACCCTCCAGCTTCTTCAGGTGATGCTGCAAAGTCAAACTGAGCGTGAGCACACAGCCTCCGCCGCATACTGATTTAATCACGTTTCTTAACGGGAGACTCAACCTGAATCTCCTTGAGGTCTTTTTCGTGAAGGTTCTGCATCGGATCGATGAAGTTCTGCTTCACCTCCATGTCCAGAGCGTCCTTGACCTCACCCAGCTCACGCATGGCCTCTCCGACGTCGATCAGAGCCAGGCCTAGAGCCGCAAACGTCACAGTTAAAAACGCGGAAATAACGGCTTTCAAGTTTAGATGAATGCTTTATAGTTTCTGTCCTTCAGGGGCATAAAATGGTGGCAGTTTGTTCCTGTGTCTCTGTTTGTGTTTCATAGACTCACCAAAGTTGGAGTCCTCTCCGAGCTCCCTGCCAAACCTCTGCATGGACTCTCCCAGGATGGCCTCGGTCTGAGTGTAGCCCGGCCCCTTCTCCTGCCCTCGCATGCGGGACATGGAGTTCATCATGCTCATCTTGGCTCTGGTGGCTGAACAGCAAAAAATCCAAATCCTGTAGGTTGTTTGACCAACTTTTACAAGTCCAGCCCTAACGTTTCCTAAACTATTTACAAGTATTTGTAGTTATTATTGTCCAGTTTAGACTGTTTATAGAGTTAAACAGCCGGAATGTAAGAGTAGATTAGACATTCAGGATCATTTAGATGAACTCTAGAAAGAAAAATGGCGTCTGATAGTATGcttagtttttgattttaacctTCATTGTTGCGGTCTATCTGTAAAACAGGAATACTTTATTGTACAGTAGTCTTTTACATGTTCTAGAGTTATGAAGAGGTTGTTAttattcaaaatataaaaacatagaattaataaaagaaataagTATCACatctttgaaaatgtatttattactttcccaattattattgttttatggtGATCATTTTATCTACAGTCCCACAAACAATACATGACCTAAAACTCagagctgaaagaaaaaaaaatctaatgacCATTGTTCCCTAATTATGAAACACAATAAATATTCTATCaataaatctatctatctatctatctatctatctatctatctatctgtctgtctgtctgtctgtctgtctgtctgtctgtctgtctgtctgtctgtctaattCTTCATAATGTtctaatttcaaaataatttattaaaatcaaagaattataatcttttaatttctaaataacttattaaaataaattattgaaataaataaatacatcgtTTTTGAATATTCTATATCATATACAAACAGGctacaagtttattttcttgAGAAAATATGCTTATTTACAAGAACAAAAATCTGTGGTCCAAATACTGAACCAACTTGCGGGACTCCAACATTAATTATCTGATTGTTTAAACAGTAGAAATTCTTAGTTTGGCTTCCTGTTGCACAAACTGGcttgaaaagagaaataaatgtgCCTGTATAGGTATGTGCacgaataataaaaaaaaaatatatatttttttcccccctataatttatgtattttcgGTCCGAAGAAATTCTCTcaattaagaaaacaaaacaaaaaaacaacaccaggTGAGCCCAGATGCACTAAGTTACCCGGGTTTGGCTGCAGATACTCAGTGGTTTTTGTCATGATGTCCAGCACAGCTCGAGCGGTGGTGTCCACCCTCTGTAAACCCAAGCACAGAAACAACAGATGAAACAAGGCAGACGCAGATGAAACAGGCTGGGTTAAAAGACATTGCTGCTTTTGGTCTGCAACCTTTTCTACCAGAGCAGCTTTCAGCTGACTTAAAAATGCTTCAATTCTGAAACACAAAGCCCTAAAATACTGCAAAACAGTGCAGTCCTGTGAAATAAAAACGGATTTACTGTTTTTGTCACCAATTACTGTTAGATGATTAACAATGATCAAACAAAGATAACCAGAGAAAATATAAATACCTAATCATCAATCATGAACTAACTATCAACAAAATGTTTTGGGAAAACCCAAATTAACATCTCATTTGCAATTCCCAGGCCAGATTACGACCTGTAGAACCAAAATGTGGCTTCAACCGAATCAGTCTGACCACAAGAAgtaagcaaaaaacaaaaaaatctcaaagAGCAACACATTATCCTCTGAtataaataaatccaacaaCAGATGAAAAACAGAGCCTGTGACATTTATCAGCCTGGAAAGGGTTACATGGCCATTTCCAAGGCTTTTGGGCTCCACAGAACTGCAGTAAGAAACATTATCTACAAATGTAGAAAACGATGAAAAGTCAGCCTGCTTAcaaaaattactccaagaggtCCTCTGACCTCTTGGAGTAATTGGAGTAAAAcctagaaaaacattttatttatatagctctatttcacaacacatatcatctcaaggcactttacagagtcagCTTGAAAACTCTTTCACTTTTAGTCCAATCAGAATGGAAGACCCATGGTTCTTTGAATAAGAACGTCTGCTTTCCAACGATACCAGACTCAGCTTTCTATCACTTATAATTCCTGAGATATGAACCAAAATGGGAACAAAAAACCAAACGCAGCtttggaaataaattaaataaaaacttctcAGGTTTGAAGCTTCAAAACTCTGCCAGTTTTAGTCCGATCAGAATGAAAGATCACTGGTTCTTTGAAGGAGAACCTCTGCTTTccaatcagatcctccagacAGACTGATCTGATCAAAAGttttctctctaaggaaactttgcaggttgcatcaagtctctccaagcagcattcactcctcctgaaagagcgtagagccacagtggacagtcgtctgcattgttgatggctttgcagcaatccctcatactgagcatgcatgaagcgacagtggagaggaaaactcccctttaacagggaggagaacctccagcagaaccagaaccaggctcagtgtgaacgctcatctgcctccacccactggggcttagagaagacagagcagagacacagaaggaGCACTGGGGTAGAAAAGTTAAAGTTTAGTTGCAAAATTAGCTCCTGAAGTGGCTTCATCTTGGAGAGAGACACAGCCACTCCAATAAACTCTGAGGTCAGTATTCAAGTGGCAAAGACAAAAGGCAGCACACACAGTCAGTCACAGTATGAGGGAGACAGAGTTAACCACAGCGGGACAGGCCCAAGAGCAGCAATTTTTCCCTCCATGACGGGGTCTCAGCTGAACAAAAGGAAAGATGCAGCGACAGAAAGAGAACGTCTAACTGTTTAGGATTGTGGTGTAGGTGATGTGATCAGGACCTGATTGATCCTGCTGCAATGGATGAAACTAATATAATGATCCTGAAGGAGGATgtcttctgtcagtctgtgaCCTTAAGCTCAAACACAATTGGATTATGCACTGGAACAATTAACTGAAGGAAACCAGCAAGTTCACCTCTAAACAGTATCCAAATAAAGTCCTAGTGGCACTAATTAAGCTTAGAGCAGTAGGTCAAACCTCCTCCACAGCGATATAAAGGACCTATTTAAGTCACACAACTGTGATAAGATGTTTCACATAGGGCCAAGTTGGCTTAGATagcttttttttaccttaagaaattaaattataatgGTTTAACTCATTTTAAACGTCATACTGAAATTTATACTAAAATACGTTTGAACATCTGAAACACTGAAGAActcaaataataaatacaatttagtGAATCTTTAATtgggtagattttttttccatactgCATAAAGTgaaatttatgttgaaaatgttCAACATGTGTAAttgttataaaaatgtttttgtgtaaaTCAGAATAAGCATTTGTCGATTTAAGgtttaaaaaattaagaatagattaaaatatttttaaatattcactacaatacacattattattattattaataatattattattattattattattattattattattattattattattaaccgtctccccccctgaaatgtttgtgatattTATGTTATGGTGTTGGTACTGacacagcaatttccctctgggattatatctgattctgattattattattattgttattaataataataataagcacaTCAACAAATAATTCTAATATTAATAAAGGAGTTTGCACATGCCTTTTCCATTTCAGTAAAGTCCACATCGAGCTTCGTTCCTTCTGCTCCTCCGACCTTCTCACTCACTCTCTGCAAAACAAACATAGAAAAGCATTTAATAGATAAACCAAAGTaaagatttatttaacattCTTGAAAGCTGCAGGAAACACTCAAGAGGGATGAACAGGTCCATTtaggcaaaataaaaaagtattcaagAAAATGCAACCTTTCCTTCATactaatctattaaattaaactATTTACACTTTGACAGTTCAGTGTGTTTTGCTGCTCAACAGactgacagaccaacacatcATCAAACTGAATTTATGTCGTTACAGAAAACACAAGCATAGAAATATCTCCTCCTGTCTTTTCAATGTCATCTGAAAATATTCCCGGTGCTGCTGCTGGGTGTGGTGCGGCCCCATGCCTTAAGGGGGCAGCAGAGAGACACAACAAGGCCGCACAGTGGCTTGCAGGGAGATGTCACACTGCATGACAGAAGAGATGGTGAGATCCTGGACAGCAGAGGTTGTCGTTCCTTAAATGAAGGACATTCACAGTCCTAAATGTGTCTAAAAATGAACTGAAGATCCTAAGTCGagcgaagaagaagaaaaaaaacaacagcacgGGCTGATGGTGTTGAGGTGGCAGAGGGATGATCCGTGGCAGAGAGCGTTGGGGTTTCTTTTTAGGACTAAGCTTGCAGCAGCAGTTTGTGCTTCGTAAGGTTTTCAGTGACTCATCGGAGTCTCTTCTGATCCggcatgtgaaaaaaaaaaacagcctaatGGCCTGGCAGCCatgcagagcacacacacatccacaggCACAGAAGGAAGCTGCACATCCTGTCATTATTCTCCCCACAGTGCCAGCACATGTTTGCCATGGAAACAGGTGAAGGTGCGCTCTCCTGCTTCTTTCAGTCAGACCTGAGGAACAAACACCAACAGGGAGGCGAGGTTTCATGACTGAAACCCCTCTGGACAGCAGCCAGAGGCGACCTGAGCGGAGGTGTTCTGGTCAAATATGCAGCGTTGATAAAGCAGACATGCGTCACACACACAGCTGGGGCTCAAACATTTCTCCTAATCAGTCGGCGAAAGTCCTCCACCGCCTGGATTCATCATGGAGGACGCAGCATGTAATGCTATCTGGTTACAGGAGCATTAATGATTTGCATGCATGGATGGAAAGAGTTTATGATTTCTATGGAAATTAGGACTCTCAGGCCGAAGCCTCACCCTCAGCGCTCACAGATATTAATAAGACATCTGAGCTGATGATACTGGGAGCAGAAGAGGAGGGGAACAGCACTGGGAAGAGAGTGGGTGAGCTTTTGTTTTAATCTCACTCAAATCTTTGAATATTTAACTCTGCATAGGGACACCAActgttgttttacatttctctgACAGACGAAGCAGCTATTCTTTAGTCTTTAAATCACGTCCTCTGGAAACacgaaggaaaaaaacaacacattttctcTCCCTGTAAGTCTCACATTCGTGAGCTGTGACTGAAATCCTTCTTCGTCACACATTCATCGCTCCCTCCAGTGGACACACTCAGCACAGAGCAGGAAATCCATTTTTTCCACTCGGAGCGAGTCTTAGCATTCATACACTTAaaactttttcccattttgccaCGACACATGCAAACGTCCGTGTTcttaattgggattttatgtgaaagagaccgtagtgcatgattgtgaaTTGGAAAGTAGAATAAAACTTGGTTTCTGgcaatattttacaaaaataaaagtatttaaagtgTTACATGAATGTACATTCAGTCCCTCCCAGTCAAAACATCATTGAATCACCTTCAGCTACAGTTATAGCAGCACCACCTTTATCcgtctaaaaacagaaattttgaTAATTCTTCGTAAAATGTCTTGAACTCAATGACACTGGATGGAAAGTCGTGTTTAGACCGATTCTTCTGTCATGGCTATATTAGAAGCTggattaaaatacattaaagtttgtgtttctAGCAGGAGACAACGCAGAAAGGTTCGAGGGatgtgaattattttattttttttgcaagacaTTGTCCAGTATTTGCTTTTGCTAAATGTTTCAGCCTTTAATTCATCGGGTTTTAGATGCAAACAAGAGATAAACAAATCTATAACATTTTGAAATCATTTGTGTTCTTTGATTTTTGCATTCTTAGTAGTTTCCAGTAGTTTcgattgttttattcttttattgcaTTAATATCTGACCATTTTGCATAATGTTTGGTTGCATGAACACAAAGGATCCCTAAACCACAGAAGACACACAAAAGGGTTTCACATTACCGTTTTTTTCTAAACCTGCGCATATTGTTTCGCCCTCAGTGCAGTCAGACTTACTTGTAATCCAAAGTTATTTTAGCTCTTCATGTTTTCTGAAGCTCTTAGTCTTTCTTTGCCTTTTGGTTGATTATTTTTACTGATTTTCTGACAGGAAGGTGCCTGACCATGACAGCCTATTGTGAACTATGTACTCACCAAAAGTGCAGAGTTGAAGGACAAAAGATGAAGCAACAGCCAATATGTAGCAGAGGAACAGCATCTTAAACTAACGTGTTtaaacaacagagaaaaaaaaaatactcaggaAAGAAATGGAGGAGGATGTGAGAGATGAATCACCATTCAGTCGATCATCTACTGTTTGCCATGTCTTCAACCAACAGCTCTCCAGGAATCACCTTGTTGCTGCTTAAGTCCTGTTTTCTGTCTTAGCTTtggtacctttcacatttgcaGCTTAAGGAATAGAAACAAACA
It encodes:
- the sh3gl2a gene encoding SH3 domain containing GRB2 like 2a, endophilin A1 isoform X2 yields the protein MSVAGLKKQFHKATQRVSEKVGGAEGTKLDVDFTEMEKRVDTTARAVLDIMTKTTEYLQPNPATRAKMSMMNSMSRMRGQEKGPGYTQTEAILGESMQRFGRELGEDSNFGLALIDVGEAMRELGEVKDALDMEVKQNFIDPMQNLHEKDLKEIQHHLKKLEGRRLDFDYKKKRQAKVTEDELKQALEKFDDSREIAEQSMFNLLESDIEQVSQLAALVHAQVQYHTRSAEILTQLSSKIDERIRDTSNKPRKEFAPKPRTSLDFSIIENHNGGIHGARSPGARSPARSPARSPAPLDQPCCRALYDFDPENEGELGFKEGDIITLTNKIDDNWYEGMLHGNSGFFPINYVDILVPLPQ
- the sh3gl2a gene encoding SH3 domain containing GRB2 like 2a, endophilin A1 isoform X3; this encodes MSVAGLKKQFHKATQRVSEKVGGAEGTKLDVDFTEMEKRVDTTARAVLDIMTKTTEYLQPNPATRAKMSMMNSMSRMRGQEKGPGYTQTEAILGESMQRFGRELGEDSNFGLALIDVGEAMRELGEVKDALDMEVKQNFIDPMQNLHEKDLKEIQHHLKKLEGRRLDFDYKKKRQAKVTEDELKQALEKFDDSREIAEQSMFNLLESDIEQVSQLAALVHAQVQYHTRSAEILTQLSSKIDERIRDTSNKPRKEFAPKPRTSLDFSIIENHNGGIHGARSPGARSPARSPAPLDQPCCRALYDFDPENEGELGFKEGDIITLTNKIDDNWYEGMLHGNSGFFPINYVDILVPLPQ
- the sh3gl2a gene encoding SH3 domain containing GRB2 like 2a, endophilin A1 isoform X5 — translated: MSVAGLKKQFHKATQRVSEKVGGAEGTKLDVDFTEMEKRVDTTARAVLDIMTKTTEYLQPNPATRAKMSMMNSMSRMRGQEKGPGYTQTEAILGESMQRFGRELGEDSNFGLALIDVGEAMRELGEVKDALDMEVKQNFIDPMQNLHEKDLKEIQHHLKKLEGRRLDFDYKKKRQAKVTEDELKQALEKFDDSREIAEQSMFNLLESDIEQVSQLAALVHAQVQYHTRSAEILTQLSSKIDERIRDTSNKPRKEFAPKPRTSLDFSIIENHNGGIHGARSPAPLDQPCCRALYDFDPENEGELGFKEGDIITLTNKIDDNWYEGMLHGNSGFFPINYVDILVPLPQ
- the sh3gl2a gene encoding SH3 domain containing GRB2 like 2a, endophilin A1 isoform X4, which translates into the protein MSVAGLKKQFHKATQRVSEKVGGAEGTKLDVDFTEMEKRVDTTARAVLDIMTKTTEYLQPNPATRAKMSMMNSMSRMRGQEKGPGYTQTEAILGESMQRFGRELGEDSNFGLALIDVGEAMRELGEVKDALDMEVKQNFIDPMQNLHEKDLKEIQHHLKKLEGRRLDFDYKKKRQAKVTEDELKQALEKFDDSREIAEQSMFNLLESDIEQVSQLAALVHAQVQYHTRSAEILTQLSSKIDERIRDTSNKPRKEFAPKPRTSLDFSIIENHNGGIHGARSPARSPAPLDQPCCRALYDFDPENEGELGFKEGDIITLTNKIDDNWYEGMLHGNSGFFPINYVDILVPLPQ